The proteins below come from a single Papaver somniferum cultivar HN1 chromosome 11, ASM357369v1, whole genome shotgun sequence genomic window:
- the LOC113322596 gene encoding uncharacterized protein LOC113322596: MGKLEEEQSLSSSEIAAIISIIPNENVDNNTCQNVFKFVRFRCVIALLFSAALFLSAIFWLPPLYHYGNQADLDRNALFRGHDVVAMVKLQKPLSLLSGNISQLEFDIFEEIGVVNSTVNVILLNPSPGTNATNVLFAVDPVSKDTKLSSASLSLLRASFVSLVIQQSSLHLTPSLFGNNTSSFGVLKFKGGVTVIPPQNAFLLQKVQVLFNFTLNFSIHQIQENFDELKDQLKSGLHLNPYENVYVSLTNLYGSTLYPPTTVQASVLLTVGNLPPPLPRLKQLAQTITGSHARNLGLSNTVFGKVKQVSLSSVLQHSLDSSGGSGSPSPSPAPLPRTTGHHHHHHHHHHHHHHQHAEPPEQRHHPHPRHGFPVAPVPAPESNHAKPPSGCHNGPIRKNKQVHLTPTISPSYHASAPSPHVHPPAPAWHSRPTFSPLPAVVRVPAYPPSDNKPDVEPHPPDVMPEFSPSPSPFSAGFLPSVRWSIVLLLPLVAHLL; the protein is encoded by the exons ATGGGTAAATTGGAAGAAGAACAATCTCTTTCTTCTTCGGAAATAGCTGCAATTATCTCAATAATCCCAAATGAAAATGTGGATAATAATACTTGTCAAAATGTATTTAAATTTGTACGTTTTAGATGCGTAATTGCACTTTTATTTAGTGCTGCTCTTTTTCTATCTGCTATATTTTGGTTACCTCCTTTATATCACTACGGAAATCAAGCGGATCTGGATCGGAATGCCTTATTTAGAG GCCATGACGTAGTGGCAATGGTCAAACTGCAAAAACCCCTTTCTTTGCTGAGTGGAAATATTTCACAGCTTGAGTTTGATATATTTGAAGAAATCGGTGTTGTGAATTCCACG GTAAATGTTATACTTCTTAATCCTTCGCCCGGAACCAACGCTACAAATGTGTTGTTTGCAGTGGATCCAGTCTCGAAAGACACAAAATTATCTTCAGCTAGCTTAAGTCTATTAAGAGCCTCTTTTGTATCACTAGTTATACAGCAATCATCTCTTCATTTGACCCCATCATTGTTtggcaacaacaccagctcctttGGAGTTCTAAAATTCAAAGGAGGAGTTACAGTGATCCCTCCACAGAACGCATTTCTTCTTCAGAAAGTGCAGGTCCTTTTTAACTTCACCTTAAATTTCTCTATCCATCAAATCCAGGAAAattttgatgagttgaaggatcaATTAAAGTCGGGGTTGCATCTTAATCCGTATGAG AATGTATATGTGAGCTTGACGAATTTGTATGGGTCGACTTTATATCCTCCTACAACAGTTCAAGCATCAGTCCTGCTGACAGTAGGGAATCTTCCCCCACCTCTGCCAAGATTGAAACAGTTAGCTCAAACAATTACAGGTTCTCATGCAAGGAACCTGGGTCTCAGTAATACTGTATTTGGTAAAGTTAAACAGGTAAGCCTCTCATCTGTTCTACAGCACTCTCTTGATAGTAGTGGTGGATCTGGGTCCCCTTCACCTAGTCCAGCTCCTCTTCCTCGTACAACTggtcatcaccaccaccaccaccatcaccaccaccaccaccaccatcagcatGCTGAACCCCCTGAACAGCGTCACCACCCTCATCCCCGCCACGGTTTTCCGGTGGCTCCTGTACCTGCACCTGAAAGTAACCACGCAAAGCCGCCGTCTGGTTGCCATAATGGGCCCATTCGGAAAAACAAACAGGTTCATTTAACTCCTACTATTTCACCAAGTTATCATGCTTCGGCACCAAGTCCACATGTACACCCACCTGCTCCAGCCTGGCATTCTCGTCCTACATTTTCTCCTTTACCTGCTGTGGTTCGGGTTCCTGCCTACCCTCCAAGTGATAATAAACCAGATGTAGAACCTCATCCTCCTGATGTAATGCCAGAGTTCTCGCCATCCCCATCTCCAT TTTCAGCAGGTTTCCTCCCATCTGTACGATGGTCCATTGTATTACTTCTACCTCTGGTAGCACATCTGTTATGA